A region from the Drosophila takahashii strain IR98-3 E-12201 chromosome 2L, DtakHiC1v2, whole genome shotgun sequence genome encodes:
- the tai gene encoding neurogenic protein mastermind isoform X2, translated as MSIAAAENAGLSPSDLPDHWASGTSNPATSTSSSSSISASGSNSNSGSSSSNINKYNSGNISVCNLPRSSPAAATAAVTLSSAGGGIGSNLLSGLHHGLAPGTHPLQRATAASGGGAGAGGGVAGASTAAALTLQQQQHQQQQQHQQQHQQQQQQHQQLSYQQQLHQQLISQRSIQNKAAASAAAQTANLAAALQRSTAIMNAVASPISANSANSATSGRKIRRKTDAKVNLPQSQINKCNNEKRRREAENGYIEQLSEILTLNKRGDMTSTKPDKAAILNQVVRTYREICDKGQNRDISSTSTNNNNNSTTTTNNNTNSNNNNHSNNNNTSKPQATSTRCSRCATDNCSIHPVQQGEVSSTEPPLPEPSLLLGQVPEISAYFEALEHYISGVGWVLLQVNANGIIESCTQNIRDLIGYEKQELYHQPLYRYLYSGDHAKLEPIINNNMYSNPPNGGGGGSNSAGNSGTSAAAASAGVWGDLEELNNGSASQQSAGSNSSSGGAGGAGGGAGGTAVGKSKRSISTKVRMLVKDTRTATQTSSNCEEKPLRQSGQQDKYEEVVLIAAPVKDDADASSSVLCLITRPEDESPLEINIQQHVQQQPIEQMTFKLDIHGKILTLDPTALREPFKQHLQTWVGRLWQDLCHPHDLSTLKSHLRDIQDSASANSPGAGAATSVVSRPFRLRLGAPDVYVHVKANSRLFLNQTPGEGDFIMSVQTLLNSENDMNSSNTGSNNAGSGGLGLGQLCAMAPSPSLASSLLSSLSMDGLQGSGSSSSPAASGMLPTHLLGGLVGGGQQGGGGNSTQTTSVGGPLMSSAIINGSGLQQQQQQQQQQRSGASSSASSSANALVNAFTASPAAAEHSFYGSDTFEFDIAAHSSFELDPSGGVGAWTDSRPNSRASVATPVSTPRPPSGHGFSPAVCASPATPYQLSSHSAASLPSPQSNASAGGGNYGFNFHSFETGDVKPEKDVQQQQQQGQVNNNSGSSSSNPLMGGGLPNGVGGMLLSQQQQQQQQQTPPQQQQQQQESSERLRHLLTKSQSMAGGMGGLGDDEKYFKPEVTDEEKLAGGSFKMGGQPGGLGMFGPMGSMGRGVGNANMLHKAGNSQNPMLLKLLNEKSEDDDGNGSGGGPGSMNNSRQSELMRQLKNPDGGGHGGMHRGSASGNMSTEDLKAMLKIQSDPLSRKRSLNEPDDDPSAKRSEDKPSKLCTQNKMLAKLLQNPPKIPKAPNPEQPLQVKTLPDINSSTVSSTLAAPGNLISAGSTGPKAAANRNRKQQQQQAAGIPSQQQQQQPNDVYLSQQQQQQQLQPPQLAFQHQQQQQLATTATTSITTAASTSAAAAAAAAAAAAAAILGDGDSELSKLLDSVMEYYPDDTPIVTNAPSEASAINDIQKSLMQDVEATAFGNDLSQQLMMSQQQQHQQQQQQQQLLALQLAQQQQQQRQQHLQQPPAYPGMLNMQQQQHQQQQQQNQQHIMQRLEAMRSQGNQGFQRPPPMYPARGRGPMNAVATPGGVVLPAQQQLRNMRQQQQLAAAQQKERLLQQQQKQQLLVPENATGMNAGLNNIGSLLNTTVAPNVSLSRTNLPSDAQLSPNFAQTLMQQQLSPGRSTPYSPQPNQGYAPQFPQPGQRLSPQQQQQLNQQQQNNAQQQQLAYQQQQQVGDGGRSNTPFGSNSGMQSPVMQNSPQQWGPGGGGGGGGPGGPLPAGNAGRTLQQHNPMLIAQLQNQRRGLNSPGAVGPGGNPAAQAALQRQNSFQGQGGGGGGATTPDGFGGPQSPYGSNVNVFQQQQLQRLQRQASVPQATQHLPGSPRFGSSPGSNNSSNNNTTDSSAAAGNQQQQQQHQQQQQHQQHQQQQQLMNGLSMSPHPHPAMMGVGGMGSGGGNGIIGLGGGGGGNYGATLGAYGQPQQANDFYGRAQTAGGGGNGGNANSEFVKQELRAVVSVRAQQAAAAVTGGGVAQRGQTPQSPLQQGAVIGGGGGIVGGANSTNTMGNVTPTGSGNVNSMLNTPPDPTLGFSFETPDFFTSSATR; from the exons GCTTAGCCCAAGTGACTTACCAGATCATTGGGCCTCAGGTACATCAAATCCAGCGACCtcaaccagcagcagcagcagcattagtgccagcggcagcaacagcaacagcggcagcagcagcagcaacatcaacaagtACAACAGCGGCAACATATCGGTCTGCAACCTGCCGCGCTCATCGCCGGCCGCTGCCACAGCAGCCGTTACGTTATCATCGGCCGGCGGCGGTATTGGCAGCAACTTGTTGAGCGGCTTGCATCACGGACTGGCGCCCGGAACGCATCCATTGCAACGCGCGACGGCAGCCAGCGGAGGCGGGGCTGGTGCtggtgggggcgtggcaggcgcCTCGACAGCAGCGGCACTAACActccaacagcagcaacatcaacagcagcagcaacatcagcagcaacaccaacagcagcagcagcaacatcagcaattGAGCTACCAGCAGCAACTGCACCAGCAACTCATCTCGCAGCGttctatacaaaataaggCGGCGGCCAGCGCTGCCGCACAAACGGCCAATCTTGCAGCTGCCCTGCAGCGATCGACTGCCATTATGAACGCGGTGGCATCGCCGATCTCAGCCAACTCTGCCAACTCAGCGACGTCCGGCCGGAAGATACGACGCAAGACGGATGCAAAGGTCAATCTG CCTCAATCACAAATCAACAAATGCAACAATGAGAAGCGACGTCGCGAGGCGGAGAACGGTTATATCGAGCAGCTGTCGGAGATATTGACGCTGAACAAGCGTGGAGATATGACCTCAACGAAACCGGACAAGGCGGCTATACTAAACCAAGTGGTTCGAACG TACCGTGAGATTTGTGACAAGGGCCAAAACCGTGATATATCCTCAACGTCgacgaacaacaacaacaactccaCGACAAcgaccaacaacaacacgaatagcaacaacaataaccacagcaacaacaacaacaccagcaAACCGCAAGCAACCTCAACCCGCTGCAGCCGCTGTGCGACGGACAACTGCTCGATTCATCCGGTGCAACAGGGCGAGGTCTCGTCGACGGAACCCCCTCTTCCGGAACCCTCGCTCCTCCTCGGCCAGGTGCCCGAAATATCGGCATACTTCGAGGCCCTCGAGCACTATATCAGCGGCGTCGGCTGGGTCCTGCTGCAGGTGAACGCCAACGGCATCATTGAGTCCTGCACGCAGAACATCCGCGACCTGATCGGCTATGAGAAGCAGGAGCTGTACCACCAGCCGCTCTACAGGTACCTCTATTCGGGGGATCACGCCAAGCTAGAGCCgatcatcaacaacaacatgtACAGCAATCCGCCCAATGGAGGTGGCGGAGGTAGCAACTCCGCCGGCAATTCGGGCACctcagccgccgccgcctccgcgGGCGTTTGGGGAGATCTCGAGGAGCTGAACAATGGCAGTGCCTCCCAGCAGTCGGCGGGCTCAAATTCCAGTTCGGGTGGAGCAGGCggcgcaggaggaggagcaggtggcACTGCGGTGGGCAAGTCAAAGCGCAGCATCTCCACCAAGGTGCGCATGCTAGTCAAGGACACACGCACTGCCACCCAGACGTCGTCGAACTGCGAGGAGAAGCCACTGCGGCAGTCCGGCCAGCAGGACAAGTACGAGGAGGTGGTCCTCATAGCGGCTCCAGTCAAGG atGACGCCGATGCCAGCAGCTCGGTTCTCTGCCTCATCACACGACCGGAGGACGAGTCGCCACTGGAGATCAACATTCAGCAGCacgtgcagcagcagccgatCGAGCAGATGACCTTCAAGCTGGACATCCACGGCAAAATACTCACCCTCGATCCCACTGCCCTTCGGGAGCCGTTCAAGCAGCACCTGCAGACGTGGGTGGGCCGCCTGTGGCAGGATCTCTGCCATCCGCACGACCTGTCCACGCTCAAGTCGCATCTGCGCGACATCCAGGACTCGGCCAGTGCCAATTCGCCGGGTGCTGGAGCGGCCACCAGTGTGGTTTCGCGTCCCTTTCGCCTGCGGTTGGGTGCACCCGATGTCTACGTTCATGTGAAGGCCAATTCGAGACTTTTCTTGAATCAGACGCCCGGCGAGGGTGACTTCATCATGTCCGTGCAAACGCTGCTCAACTCGGAGAACGACatgaacagcagcaacacgggTAGCAACAATGCGGGAAGTGGGGGATTGGGCTTGGGCCAGCTGTGCGCCATGGCGCCCAGTCCCTCGCTGGCCAGCTCCCTGCTCAGCAGCCTCTCCATGGACGGCCTTCAGGGTTcgggctcctcctcctcgccggCGGCCTCGGGCATGCTGCCCACCCATCTGCTGGGCGGACTGGTGGGCGGTGGCCAACAGGGCGGCGGTGGGAACAGCACGCAGACCACCAGCGTGGGCGGACCACTGATGAGCAGCGCCATTATCAATGGAAGcggactgcagcagcagcaacagcaacagcagcagcagcgatccGGCGCCAGCTCCTCGGCCAGCTCGTCGGCAAATGCGTTGGTCAACGCATTCACCGCCTCGCCGGCGGCCGCGGAGCATAGTTTCTACGGAAGCGACACCTTCGAATTCGACATTGCAGCACATTCCTCATTCGAATTGGATCCCAGCGGCGGCGTGGGCGCCTGGACCGATTCGCGTCCCAATTCGCGGGCCTCCGTGGCGACGCCGGTCAGCACGCCGCGTCCTCCGTCTGGACACGGATTTAGTCCGGCCGTGTGCGCCTCCCCGGCCACGCCCTATCAGCTCTCCTCGCACTCCGCCGCCAGCCTGCCGTCGCCGCAGTCAAATGCGAGCGCCGGCGGAGGCAACTACGGTTTCAACTTCCACTCCTTCGAGACGGGCGACGTGAAGCCCGAAAAGGatgtccagcagcagcagcaacaaggcCAGGTGAACAACAAtagtggcagcagcagcagcaatcctCTGATGGGTGGAGGTCTACCAAACGGAGTGGGTGGAATGCTGCtctcccagcagcagcaacagcaacagcagcaaacgccgccgcaacagcagcagcagcaacaggaatCCTCGGAGCGACTGCGCCATCTGCTGACCAAGTCACAGAGCATGGCCGGCGGTATGGGAGGATTGGGGGATGATGAGAAG TACTTCAAGCCGGAGGTCACCGATGAGGAGAAGCTCGCCGGCGGCAGCTTCAAGATGGGCGGACAGCCCGGCGGCCTGGGCATGTTCGGACCCATGGGATCGATGGGTCGTGGTGTCGGCAACGCGAATATGCTGCACAAGGCGGGCAATTCGCAGAACCCCATGCTGCTCAAG CTACTCAACGAAAAGTCGGAGGACGATGATGGCAACGGATCGGGTGGCGGACCGGGCTCCATGAACAACTCCCGCCAGAGCGAACTGATGCGCCAGCTGAAGAATCCCGACGGCGGTGGCCACGGTGGCATGCATCGCGGCAGTGCCAGCGGCAACATGAGCACCGAGGACCTCAAGGCCATGTTGAAGATCCAGAGCGATCCGCTGAGCCGCAAGCGGTCGCTCAACGAGCCCGACGACGATCCCTCCGCCAAGCGGTCGGAGGACAAGCCGAGCAAACTGTGCACGCAGAACAAGATGCTGGCCAAGCTGCTGCAGAATCCGCCAAAGATACCCAAAGCACCCAATCCCGAGCAGCCGCTGCAGGTGAAGACGCTGCCGGACATAAACAGCTCCACGGTGAGCAGCACGCTGGCCGCTCCGGGCAACCTCATAAGCGCAGGCAGCACGGGGCCCAAAGCGGCAGCAAATCGCAAccgaaagcagcagcagcaacaggccgCCGGCATTCCttcccagcagcaacaacagcagccaaACGATGTCTACCtcagccagcagcagcagcaacagcaactgcagccGCCGCAGCTGGCCTTCcagcaccagcaacaacagcaactggcGACCACAGCAACTACCTCAATTACCACAGCGGCCTCCACTTCGGCTGCGGCGGCTgcagctgcggcggcggcagcagcggcggccatTCTCGGCGACGGCGACTCGGAGCTGTCCAAGCTGCTGGACAGCGTGATGGAGTACTATCCGGATGATACGCCCATTGTGACGAATGCTCCCTCGGAGGCCTCGGCCATCAACGATATTCAAAAGTCACTGATGCAGGACGTCGAGGCGACGGCCTTTGGCAACGACCTCAGTCAACAGCTCATGAtgagccagcagcaacagcatcagcaacaacagcaacagcaacagcttcTGGCGCTTCAGTTggcccaacagcagcagcaacagcgacaGCAACATCTGCAACAGCCGCCCGCCTATCCGGGCATGCTAAacatgcaacagcagcagcaccagcagcagcaacagcaaaaccAGCAGCACATCATGCAGCGTCTGGAGGCAATGCGCAGTCAGGGCAATCAGGGTTTCCAGCGACCACCGCCCATGTATCCAGCCCGCGGACGAGGGCCCATGAACGCGGTGGCCACTCCGGGCGGAGTGGTACTGCCTGCCCAGCAGCAACTGCGCAAcatgcggcagcagcagcagttggcCGCCGCCCAGCAGAAGGAGCGtttgctgcagcagcagcagaagcagcagttACTCGTCCCCGAGAATGCCA CTGGCATGAATGCGGGCTTGAATAACATTGGCTCGCTGCTAAACACGACAGTGGCTCCCAATGTGTCCCTATCCCGCACGAACCTGCCCTCAGACGCCCAGCTGAGTCCAAACTTTGCTCAGACGttgatgcagcagcagctcagTCCCGGTCGCAGCACGCCCTACAGTCCGCAGCCCAATCAAG gCTATGCCCCTCAGTTCCCGCAACCCGGTCAGCGTCTCTccccgcagcagcagcagcagctcaaccagcagcagcagaacaatgcccagcagcaacagttggcctaccagcagcagcaacaggttgGCGATGGCGGACGTTCCAACACTCCGTTTGGCTCCAACTCGGGAATGCAGTCGCCGGTGATGCAGAACAGCCCGCAGCAGTGGGGACCGGGCGGAGGTGGAGGCGGCGGAGGACCCGGCGGTCCGCTGCCAGCTGGCAATGCCGGGCGAACACTGCAGCAACACAACCCGATGCTCATCGCTCAGCTGCAG AACCAGAGACGCGGCTTGAATTCCCCGGGAGCGGTTGGACCCGGCGGCAATCCGGCAGCGCAGGCGGCTCTCCAGCGACAGAATTCGTTCCAGGGACAgggcggtggaggaggaggggctACGACGCCCGACGGTTTCGGTGGTCCACAGTCGCCGTACGGCAGCAATGTCAACGTtttccagcagcaacagttgcagCGACTGCAGCGACAGGCCAGCGTTCCCCAGGCCACGCAACATCTGCCAG GCTCGCCACGCTTTGGCTCCTCAccgggcagcaacaacagcagcaacaacaacaccactGATAGCTCAGCTGCCGCCGgcaaccagcagcagcagcagcaacaccagcagcagcagcaacatcagcagcaccagcaacagcaacagctgaTGAACGGGCTGAGCATGTcgccgcatccgcatccggcGATGATGGGCGTGGGCGGGATGGGCAGTGGCGGTGGCAACGGCATCATTGGCCTTGGCGGGGGCGGCGGCGGTAATTACGGTGCCACCCTCGGCGCCTACGGGCAGCCGCAGCAGGCGAATGATTTCTATGGTCGCGCGCAGACCG CTGGCGGTGGTGGCAATGGTGGCAATGCAAATTCCGAGTTTGTTAAGCAGGAGCTGCGAGCGGTGGTCAGTGTGCGAGCCCagcaggcggcggcggcggtcaCGGGAGGAGGCGTGGCCCAGCGTGGACAGACGCCGCAGAGTCCGCTGCAGCAGGGAGCAGTGATCGGCGGAGGCGGAGGCATCGTGGGCGGAGCCAATAGTACAAACACCATGGGCAACGTCACGCCCACGGGCAGCGGCAATGTCAACTCCATGCTCAACACGCCGCCAGATCCAACGCTTGGCTTTAGCTTTGAGACGC CGGACTTCTTCACCAGCAGCGCTACGAGGTGA